A stretch of the Gemmatimonadota bacterium genome encodes the following:
- a CDS encoding mandelate racemase/muconate lactonizing enzyme family protein, with the protein MKITDVKYHRLRYPVTEKFGNSFTWITERSSILLEISTDAGITGWGQGAGSLGESDIQRHVIGRDPFDCEVIWDALNNSGSLRNVGATSGVDIALWDIMGKALDVPVYRLLGGAFRDRIPCYASGLFRKDRPDNTQVLMDEARGYVDQGFPAMKMKVGLGKAYDEQNVAAVRKAIGDDILLCVDANLAYDVGTAIDVGRRMEAYDLFWFEEPISRDDVAGYVEIKRALGMRIAGCEGLQGRWAFREFIQRRAVDIVQPDIAIVGGFTEARKVVAMASANYIPVMPHMWGAVVGLAATLHWQASMPDASGSVNPVPSFFECDMTENGLRTGLSKEPILPVDGFLAVPQGPGLGIEIDRDVLEKYSV; encoded by the coding sequence ATGAAGATTACGGATGTTAAATATCATCGTTTGCGCTATCCCGTGACCGAGAAGTTCGGAAATTCTTTTACGTGGATTACGGAGCGGTCGTCTATCCTATTGGAGATTTCTACCGATGCGGGCATTACGGGATGGGGACAGGGGGCGGGGTCGCTGGGTGAGTCGGATATTCAGCGGCATGTGATCGGGAGGGATCCGTTCGATTGCGAAGTGATCTGGGACGCGCTGAACAATTCGGGGAGTCTGAGGAATGTGGGCGCGACCAGTGGCGTGGATATTGCGTTGTGGGATATTATGGGTAAGGCACTTGATGTGCCGGTTTATCGCCTTCTGGGGGGTGCATTTCGGGATCGTATCCCGTGCTATGCCAGCGGGTTGTTCAGGAAGGACAGGCCGGATAATACACAGGTGTTGATGGATGAGGCCAGGGGATATGTGGATCAGGGTTTTCCCGCGATGAAGATGAAGGTTGGATTGGGAAAGGCGTACGATGAGCAGAATGTGGCTGCTGTGCGGAAGGCGATTGGCGATGATATTCTTTTGTGTGTGGATGCAAATTTGGCTTATGATGTGGGTACGGCGATTGATGTGGGGCGCAGGATGGAGGCGTACGATCTGTTCTGGTTTGAAGAACCGATTTCGAGGGATGATGTGGCCGGGTATGTGGAAATTAAAAGGGCGCTCGGGATGCGGATTGCGGGATGCGAGGGTTTGCAGGGTCGCTGGGCATTTCGGGAGTTTATCCAGCGGCGGGCGGTGGATATCGTGCAGCCGGATATTGCGATTGTCGGCGGGTTTACAGAGGCGAGAAAGGTTGTGGCGATGGCCAGTGCCAATTATATTCCGGTTATGCCGCATATGTGGGGGGCAGTCGTTGGTCTTGCCGCTACCCTGCACTGGCAGGCGTCGATGCCAGATGCGTCCGGTTCTGTGAATCCAGTTCCTTCTTTTTTTGAATGCGATATGACGGAAAATGGGCTTCGAACAGGGTTGTCCAAAGAGCCTATTTTGCCTGTGGATGGTTTTCTCGCGGTTCCCCAGGGTCCCGGGCTGGGGATTGAGATTGACCGGGATGTTCTTGAAAAATATTCGGTTTGA
- a CDS encoding phytanoyl-CoA dioxygenase family protein: MDEILRCFDENGYAVVEGALSPEEVAAINDGIDADVAANPKEWEPGPRPGHVAVGCRAPELMHRTEALDGLVHHPSVAPLVHRILGAGVQFSSLSFLRREVCAADPPEDIDGGDPLCLSRQWHREYNGIVEGADRNAFFAPAIQVIYYLDDVDAESHCTSLIPESAETKRQLPKTREGKSGWGEGVLRIDDGETAYVDPDKPIWTDSFGRTNPRRIGRVDVHAPAGSAVMFNIASYHCGTVRQTQRIRRTAHLMYRQPDPIFSRHALGPDWESVAAFRAALPKRSAIG; the protein is encoded by the coding sequence ATGGACGAGATACTGAGATGTTTTGATGAGAACGGGTATGCCGTGGTGGAGGGGGCGCTTTCACCCGAGGAGGTGGCGGCGATTAACGACGGGATTGACGCCGATGTGGCCGCGAACCCGAAGGAATGGGAGCCTGGACCACGTCCGGGGCACGTAGCAGTGGGCTGCAGGGCGCCGGAGTTGATGCACAGGACAGAGGCGCTGGATGGCCTGGTTCACCATCCGTCGGTTGCGCCGCTGGTGCATCGCATTCTCGGAGCGGGTGTTCAGTTTAGCAGTCTGAGTTTTTTGCGGCGCGAGGTGTGTGCCGCCGATCCGCCAGAGGATATTGACGGCGGCGATCCGCTCTGTCTCTCGCGGCAGTGGCACCGGGAATACAACGGTATTGTGGAGGGTGCGGATAGGAATGCGTTTTTTGCTCCGGCGATACAGGTGATTTACTATCTGGACGATGTGGATGCCGAGTCCCACTGTACGAGTCTTATTCCAGAGAGTGCCGAGACCAAGCGTCAATTGCCCAAGACGCGGGAGGGGAAATCCGGATGGGGTGAGGGTGTTTTGCGGATTGACGATGGTGAGACGGCGTATGTGGATCCGGATAAGCCGATCTGGACGGATTCTTTTGGTCGCACAAATCCCCGACGGATTGGTCGGGTCGATGTCCACGCGCCAGCGGGGTCTGCTGTGATGTTCAATATTGCCAGTTATCACTGTGGGACTGTTCGGCAGACGCAGCGGATTCGGCGCACGGCGCATTTGATGTATCGGCAGCCAGATCCGATCTTCTCGCGGCACGCACTGGGTCCCGATTGGGAGAGTGTGGCGGCGTTTAGAGCCGCACTACCAAAGCGATCAGCGATTGGATAG
- a CDS encoding sulfatase yields MKQPNVVFIDCHDLGDWLGCYDRPDVSTPNLDRLASQGARFSQFIATAPICIPSRVGLYCSQMPHMIGVWGQFPYADDAVCMARYFQDAGYETVLSNRLMIPNDPSWAGFARVLAGKAGVEMLAERFLREEAPSIERPFFLQVSFSEVHRPFGLDYDPDLAERMIVPPDLPDCSEVRKDLAALCRQIGALDKKVGRILNALDDRGLADETVVVFTTEHGVATARAKHTLYDAGIRTTLLMRYPPEIAPGAVHGDLISNLDLLPTLMDLCGLEKPGGILGRSFQGLFSGAGWAGRSVVFSEQTWGRRAGNWYYTPMRCVRSDQFKLIRNFARVPNYVDNGWVNRFQNRREVVQALFSRPAPARELYSLADDPYELNNVADDPRFSKVRDDLEGQLIAFLEETEDPILMGVVPNREGHPDVPQWIKQSDGSFLLEADREIYHSEQPFD; encoded by the coding sequence ATGAAACAACCCAATGTTGTGTTTATCGACTGTCACGATTTGGGCGATTGGCTCGGTTGTTATGACCGGCCCGATGTATCGACGCCAAATCTGGATCGGTTGGCTTCGCAGGGTGCCCGGTTTTCGCAATTTATCGCGACGGCACCTATTTGTATTCCCAGTCGCGTTGGCTTGTATTGCAGCCAGATGCCGCACATGATCGGTGTGTGGGGACAATTTCCCTATGCGGATGATGCCGTGTGTATGGCGCGTTATTTTCAGGATGCGGGCTATGAGACGGTGCTGAGCAACCGGTTGATGATTCCGAATGATCCATCCTGGGCGGGATTTGCGCGTGTGCTGGCGGGGAAGGCTGGTGTGGAAATGCTAGCTGAGCGTTTTTTGCGAGAAGAGGCACCGTCTATTGAGCGTCCCTTTTTTTTGCAGGTCTCTTTCTCGGAGGTGCATAGACCTTTTGGTCTGGATTACGATCCAGATCTTGCGGAGAGGATGATTGTGCCTCCGGATCTGCCCGATTGTTCGGAGGTGCGCAAAGATCTCGCCGCGTTGTGTCGGCAGATTGGGGCGTTGGATAAAAAAGTGGGGCGGATTTTGAATGCACTTGATGATCGTGGGCTGGCCGATGAGACCGTTGTGGTGTTTACTACCGAACACGGTGTGGCGACTGCGCGGGCAAAACACACACTTTACGATGCGGGTATCCGAACGACTTTGCTTATGAGGTACCCTCCCGAGATTGCTCCTGGTGCTGTGCATGGTGATTTGATTAGCAATCTGGATCTGCTGCCGACGTTGATGGATTTGTGCGGCCTGGAGAAACCGGGTGGTATTCTGGGTCGGAGTTTTCAGGGGTTGTTTTCCGGTGCGGGTTGGGCTGGCCGGTCTGTGGTGTTTAGCGAGCAAACCTGGGGGCGGCGTGCTGGGAACTGGTATTACACACCGATGCGGTGTGTTCGGTCGGATCAGTTCAAGCTGATTCGCAACTTTGCGCGGGTGCCGAATTATGTCGATAATGGGTGGGTGAATCGTTTTCAGAATAGACGAGAGGTTGTTCAGGCGCTTTTTTCAAGACCGGCACCGGCACGGGAGCTTTACAGTTTGGCAGACGATCCGTATGAGTTGAACAATGTTGCAGATGATCCGCGTTTTTCAAAGGTTCGCGATGATCTGGAGGGGCAATTAATCGCGTTTCTCGAGGAGACAGAGGATCCCATTTTGATGGGAGTTGTGCCGAATAGAGAAGGTCATCCCGATGTTCCGCAGTGGATTAAACAGTCAGATGGCTCGTTTCTGCTGGAGGCGGATCGGGAGATTTATCACTCAGAGCAGCCTTTTGATTAA
- a CDS encoding sialidase family protein, translating to MRQLENGLSERTLAFEPGSEVHGEVVCRTFQPSYVVTRAGVLIAFCQGRLRGGRDDDPKVILTSRSRDWGATWSPARAVSGRITHYAVSAYLSERDGRERVSVLSMVDLRGTENIYDKDYGEMRAQSGIDIDAVGCDTPMVLCRFDSDDDGDTWTMETLLGDRSPLNHRYSDGTLIMFNAVGQVHAISEGPYRGRYVLGGPVTVVPEGEAVTNYFRNHPQSGSAVIYSDDQGETWRVDGFITDYLANEASAVSINRGEELLLVRRLNSRGMLEAHVPFSDVRPGPMQRVAHTSTDCGKTWSRPFLVDISGVLCHGTLARGGRRLLFSIPNGSGLPESERQHATERQRGAIYFSDDEGQTWRHKVIEPETFSYSTVGPLNESQYITLYACSSMGQEGVGCRVFEDAWLDA from the coding sequence ATGAGGCAGCTTGAAAATGGTTTGAGTGAACGGACGCTGGCTTTTGAGCCTGGCTCTGAGGTGCATGGTGAGGTGGTGTGTCGCACGTTTCAGCCGTCGTATGTCGTTACGCGCGCTGGCGTGTTGATTGCCTTTTGTCAGGGCAGGTTGCGCGGCGGCCGCGACGACGATCCGAAGGTGATCCTGACGAGCAGGAGTCGTGATTGGGGCGCGACGTGGTCGCCAGCGAGGGCTGTTTCGGGACGGATCACCCACTACGCGGTGTCTGCGTATCTTTCCGAACGAGATGGACGCGAGCGCGTGTCCGTTCTGTCTATGGTTGATTTGCGGGGTACGGAGAATATTTACGACAAGGATTACGGCGAGATGCGGGCGCAGTCCGGTATCGATATCGATGCCGTGGGGTGCGATACGCCTATGGTTCTTTGCCGGTTTGATTCGGATGACGATGGCGATACCTGGACTATGGAGACGTTGCTCGGGGACCGGTCGCCTCTGAATCACCGGTATTCCGATGGTACGCTGATTATGTTTAACGCGGTGGGTCAGGTCCACGCGATTTCTGAAGGTCCATATCGGGGGCGGTACGTTCTGGGGGGACCTGTTACTGTGGTGCCCGAGGGAGAGGCCGTTACGAATTATTTTCGCAACCATCCCCAGTCCGGTTCTGCCGTTATTTATAGCGATGATCAGGGTGAGACCTGGCGCGTGGATGGTTTTATTACGGATTATCTGGCTAATGAAGCTTCCGCTGTGTCGATTAACCGCGGTGAGGAATTGTTGCTCGTTCGTAGGCTGAATTCGCGCGGTATGCTTGAAGCCCACGTTCCATTCTCGGATGTGCGTCCCGGTCCTATGCAGCGCGTTGCCCATACTTCGACGGATTGCGGGAAGACGTGGTCCCGGCCTTTTCTCGTCGATATCAGCGGGGTGCTTTGCCACGGTACGCTTGCCCGAGGTGGGAGGCGTTTGCTCTTTTCTATTCCCAATGGTTCCGGCCTGCCCGAATCCGAGCGGCAGCACGCCACAGAGCGCCAGCGCGGTGCGATCTATTTTAGCGATGACGAAGGTCAGACATGGCGCCATAAGGTCATTGAGCCGGAGACTTTCTCGTACAGTACTGTTGGTCCTCTCAATGAATCCCAGTATATCACACTCTATGCCTGCAGTTCCATGGGGCAGGAGGGCGTCGGGTGTCGGGTGTTTGAGGATGCGTGGCTGGATGCTTAG
- a CDS encoding sulfatase-like hydrolase/transferase, whose amino-acid sequence MAKPNILLLMTDQQRADALGCTGGWVETPNMDRIANEGVRFSNCVTNSPICVPARLSLATGHYPHNTGVWNHQNHTLSADAKTWTQVVRSCGYRTSLFGKTHLHPTSGDLRSREHLLHAYGLDDVNEIGGPRACANCVSHMTSMWEKKGLWKKYKADLAERSRTKRYLVRPSAVGLEDYYDIYVGQQAKGYIESYDRSEPWFCWVSFGGPHMPYDTPEPYASKYHPDAMPSPVPYPGDERKRPRGTLDDILDNRPTFDPGEEKILRADYAGNVTLIDDQIGEILLAIEARGELDDTVILLVSDHGEMNGDCGILAKSNFMNGAVRVPLVIRTPDTVGRSAAGKTCASHTEWFDAGPTLAELAGGEIEYPQFAKSLCPMLADPSIEHRSEAISEYGGDVMLLNHDWKIALNKEGEAYLLFDVKNDPSEVNNLAGRADMADVENSLKLRILERMMESQVYTGARFAG is encoded by the coding sequence ATGGCGAAACCGAATATTCTGCTCTTAATGACGGATCAACAGCGCGCAGATGCGCTGGGCTGCACTGGTGGCTGGGTTGAAACGCCGAATATGGATCGGATCGCAAATGAAGGCGTGAGGTTTTCTAATTGCGTTACGAATTCGCCTATCTGTGTACCTGCAAGGCTGAGCCTGGCTACGGGACACTACCCTCACAATACGGGTGTGTGGAATCATCAGAACCATACCCTGTCGGCCGACGCGAAAACGTGGACCCAGGTTGTCAGGTCCTGTGGGTATCGAACCAGCCTGTTCGGCAAGACACACCTGCATCCTACGTCAGGTGACTTGCGCAGTCGAGAGCACCTGCTGCACGCCTATGGGCTGGATGATGTGAATGAAATTGGGGGCCCACGGGCGTGCGCAAACTGCGTTTCTCATATGACTTCGATGTGGGAAAAAAAGGGTCTGTGGAAAAAGTACAAAGCGGACCTCGCTGAGCGTTCCAGAACCAAACGGTACCTGGTGCGGCCCTCGGCAGTGGGGCTGGAGGACTATTACGATATATATGTAGGCCAGCAGGCCAAAGGCTATATAGAAAGCTATGATCGCTCCGAGCCGTGGTTTTGCTGGGTGAGTTTTGGCGGACCACATATGCCTTATGACACACCTGAACCGTACGCGAGCAAGTACCACCCCGACGCCATGCCCAGTCCGGTTCCTTATCCCGGAGATGAGCGCAAGCGACCTCGGGGGACCCTGGATGATATCCTGGACAACAGGCCCACATTCGACCCTGGAGAAGAAAAGATACTACGAGCGGATTACGCCGGTAACGTGACTCTGATTGACGACCAAATCGGAGAGATCCTATTGGCGATCGAAGCACGTGGTGAGCTTGACGATACGGTGATTCTTCTGGTCTCTGATCACGGCGAAATGAACGGTGATTGTGGGATTCTGGCGAAAAGCAATTTTATGAATGGCGCCGTTCGCGTACCCCTGGTGATTCGGACCCCTGACACCGTCGGCCGTTCGGCTGCTGGAAAGACATGCGCAAGCCATACGGAGTGGTTTGATGCGGGGCCGACACTAGCTGAACTAGCGGGAGGGGAAATCGAGTATCCCCAGTTTGCGAAATCCCTCTGCCCGATGCTTGCAGACCCCTCGATCGAACACCGGAGCGAGGCGATTTCAGAATATGGCGGAGATGTCATGCTGTTGAATCATGATTGGAAGATTGCACTCAACAAAGAAGGAGAGGCCTACCTGCTGTTTGACGTGAAGAACGACCCGAGTGAGGTGAATAACCTGGCCGGAAGAGCCGATATGGCTGACGTGGAGAATTCTCTGAAGCTGAGGATCCTGGAACGAATGATGGAGAGTCAGGTTTATACAGGGGCCAGGTTCGCGGGTTGA